A portion of the Marinobacter alexandrii genome contains these proteins:
- a CDS encoding helix-turn-helix domain-containing protein yields the protein MEILVYLFIIAIAFGFFMGSLILYKPFFKSATNNYLAYAILIISILMLNIVLMVEGVYYEYDLLTIFYDIEWVFLFPVFLFIFVLKRIDHKLDGRKELKLLYLPFILSVILNTVNALVRDFELFEIQNQVVLNMGSSLFSIESFSVYLFNLFMSGWLFFILKDYNGKKDLKWLWRLWCMVLILVIAWTTFDFLENTVSREYMKIFTPTLLIGISVFLFWVSYNTIYKHKLTTEIEEITELLNQPTSRQPLRKSSSENTHFSKFEKLFEEEHIYRDPGITRESIAERLEISPGYLSQLINSHADHNFATYINQHRIDEVKKMLHDSRFDRYSIESIGLEAGFSSKTTFYKTFKNLTSKTPKEYKNHRK from the coding sequence ATGGAAATACTTGTCTATCTATTTATCATAGCCATAGCTTTTGGGTTTTTCATGGGAAGCTTAATTCTCTACAAGCCATTTTTCAAAAGCGCTACTAACAACTATTTGGCATATGCTATCCTGATCATTTCTATTCTGATGCTAAACATCGTACTCATGGTCGAGGGGGTTTATTATGAGTACGATTTGCTGACCATTTTCTACGACATTGAATGGGTATTTCTATTTCCTGTGTTTCTATTCATATTCGTATTGAAACGAATAGACCACAAGCTAGATGGCAGAAAGGAACTCAAGCTGCTATATCTGCCTTTCATTCTTTCTGTCATTCTCAATACTGTCAATGCTTTGGTACGTGATTTTGAATTATTCGAGATCCAAAATCAAGTGGTGTTAAACATGGGAAGCAGCCTATTCTCTATCGAAAGTTTTTCAGTCTATTTGTTTAATCTATTTATGTCCGGATGGTTATTTTTTATCTTGAAGGATTATAATGGAAAAAAGGATTTAAAATGGCTTTGGCGACTGTGGTGTATGGTACTAATCCTCGTTATAGCCTGGACTACATTTGATTTTCTTGAAAATACTGTCTCCCGAGAATACATGAAGATCTTTACCCCTACCCTGTTAATCGGTATTTCTGTCTTTCTCTTTTGGGTTTCATACAATACAATTTACAAACACAAGCTGACAACTGAAATAGAGGAAATAACCGAACTTCTGAATCAGCCAACCTCTCGACAACCGTTAAGAAAATCATCTTCAGAAAACACTCATTTTAGCAAGTTTGAAAAACTATTTGAAGAAGAACATATATACCGCGATCCAGGGATTACCAGAGAATCTATTGCTGAACGATTAGAGATAAGTCCTGGATACCTCTCACAATTGATTAATTCTCATGCAGATCACAATTTCGCTACCTATATAAACCAGCATAGGATTGATGAAGTAAAGAAAATGCTCCACGATTCAAGATTTGATAGATATAGCATTGAGTCAATAGGACTGGAGGCCGGGTTTTCATCAAAGACCACTTTCTATAAAACCTTCAAGAACCTCACAAGTAAAACACCAAAAGAGTACAAAAATCATCGCAAATAA
- a CDS encoding S41 family peptidase, which translates to MKLFHFSFKTMLKTSAIASLIFLMNCKDDTNAPTTYWYAPQNGYILEEQKDRYTLYGTSASGCVLIDNDVSPRNYSGIQLTKENGGLIASSELLTGHIAFDELLTTEEFCDVDNPIMTNDPVTNFNYFWNIFNDYYAFFELRNVNWNEYREPINSVNEDNLYDILEAMILPLKDGHVSISNESVNIRSDKENLLQQINMHLDNDIKTREELIEIATDRISFINTRYLNDQTDGDSNGNMVWGLLSADIGYVNIISMQDYAASYDQEISVVDELMGRLTQAIQQHELQKLVIDLRFNTGGYDGVALEIASRFVSQSGPVFTKKSRLEDNFTHEQIIELSPNEGFQFNGDVVLLTSPLTASAAEVFTLCLKDLSNLTIVGQNTSGIFSDILTHRLPNGTFVNLSNQVYADPSGKVYEAIGISPDKDHEIPFLSSDDFNNNVDSGIEWAMELLK; encoded by the coding sequence ATGAAATTATTCCACTTCTCTTTTAAGACCATGCTGAAAACTTCAGCAATCGCCTCTTTGATTTTTTTAATGAATTGTAAAGATGATACCAATGCCCCAACTACTTACTGGTATGCTCCTCAAAATGGATACATTTTAGAAGAACAAAAAGACCGTTACACATTGTATGGGACCTCCGCTTCAGGATGTGTCTTAATAGATAATGATGTCAGCCCTAGGAATTACTCAGGAATCCAATTAACAAAAGAAAATGGAGGCCTAATCGCATCGTCCGAATTGCTCACCGGCCATATAGCATTTGATGAGCTATTGACTACCGAAGAGTTTTGTGATGTTGATAACCCAATCATGACTAATGACCCTGTAACTAACTTCAACTATTTCTGGAATATTTTTAACGACTACTACGCCTTCTTTGAATTGAGGAATGTTAATTGGAATGAGTACCGCGAACCTATCAATTCTGTCAATGAAGATAATCTATATGACATTTTAGAGGCCATGATCCTACCCCTCAAGGACGGACATGTAAGTATATCCAATGAATCAGTCAACATACGCTCTGATAAAGAAAACCTGTTGCAGCAAATCAACATGCATCTAGATAACGACATAAAAACCAGAGAGGAACTGATAGAAATTGCAACAGATCGCATCTCGTTTATTAACACACGCTACTTAAATGATCAAACAGATGGGGATTCCAATGGAAACATGGTATGGGGTCTGCTCTCTGCTGATATAGGATACGTCAACATCATTTCTATGCAAGATTATGCTGCTTCTTATGATCAGGAAATTTCGGTTGTTGATGAGTTGATGGGGCGCTTAACTCAAGCGATACAGCAGCACGAGCTCCAAAAGTTAGTGATAGACCTGAGATTCAATACCGGAGGGTACGATGGTGTAGCACTTGAGATCGCCTCCAGGTTCGTAAGCCAATCGGGACCAGTTTTTACAAAAAAATCACGGCTAGAAGATAATTTTACTCACGAGCAAATCATTGAACTGTCTCCGAATGAAGGTTTTCAGTTTAACGGAGACGTAGTTTTACTCACCAGCCCTCTAACTGCCAGTGCTGCTGAGGTATTTACACTGTGCTTAAAGGATCTTTCCAATCTTACCATTGTAGGGCAAAATACGAGTGGCATTTTTTCAGACATCCTCACACACAGGCTACCAAACGGAACCTTTGTGAACTTGTCAAACCAGGTATATGCTGACCCCTCGGGGAAAGTATATGAAGCCATTGGCATAAGCCCGGATAAAGATCACGAAATCCCCTTCCTGAGCAGCGATGATTTTAATAACAATGTTGATAGTGGAATTGAGTGGGCGATGGAGTTATTAAAGTAA
- a CDS encoding SulP family inorganic anion transporter: MQRLFRNFTFNPKDDILSGLTVALALVPEAVAFAFVAGIDPMVGLYGAFMMGIVTSMFGGRPGMISGATGAMAVVMVHMIQKGNEVGASLATPMENLGLQWLFITLLLVGGIQILAGIFRLGKFVRLIPHPVMMGFVNGLAIVIFLSQLGLFKERIGGEYQWMQGKDLFIMLGLAGLTMAIMFWLPKVTKKLPAALVGIIVVASITIFGGLDVSTVGSFIREGGGNGLEGSLPSFQIQIFSLIDTLQGHWGLIISTAVLLAAVGLIESLMTLNLIDDMTETRGSGNRECVAQGGANILNGLFGGMGGCAMIGQSIINVSSGGRGRLSGITAALALLCFILFAAPMIEQIPIAALVGVMFMVVIGTFAWSSFRIINKIPVADAIVLITVSAITVWQDLAIAVIVGVIMSALVFAWQNATKIRARKSIKDDGTKVYEIWGPLFFGSVQAFNSKFDPANDPKKVELDFIESRVSDHSGIEAIFALEKKYKEYGKQIKLIHLSPECKMLLHKASPDFEHMIVSSIDDPRYHVVTDLMDKEV, from the coding sequence ATGCAAAGATTATTTCGAAATTTCACTTTTAATCCCAAAGACGATATCCTTTCAGGGCTCACTGTAGCGCTTGCGCTCGTTCCTGAGGCGGTTGCTTTTGCTTTTGTTGCTGGTATAGATCCCATGGTGGGTCTGTACGGAGCTTTTATGATGGGCATTGTGACTTCTATGTTTGGGGGTCGCCCAGGTATGATTTCGGGTGCTACTGGCGCCATGGCTGTTGTAATGGTGCACATGATTCAAAAAGGAAATGAAGTTGGAGCTTCTCTGGCAACACCCATGGAGAATCTTGGTCTTCAGTGGCTCTTCATTACACTCCTTCTGGTTGGAGGGATTCAGATTCTGGCCGGGATATTCCGACTTGGAAAATTTGTACGCCTTATTCCCCATCCAGTAATGATGGGTTTTGTGAATGGGTTGGCTATTGTGATATTTCTTTCTCAGCTTGGGCTTTTCAAGGAAAGAATAGGCGGAGAATACCAATGGATGCAGGGTAAGGATCTTTTCATTATGCTAGGTCTGGCAGGACTTACGATGGCTATCATGTTCTGGTTACCCAAAGTGACCAAAAAACTTCCTGCAGCACTTGTGGGAATCATAGTGGTTGCATCTATAACCATCTTTGGAGGTTTAGATGTAAGTACCGTTGGTTCATTCATTCGCGAAGGAGGTGGCAATGGCCTAGAAGGAAGTTTGCCATCATTCCAAATCCAGATTTTTAGTTTGATCGATACACTTCAAGGACATTGGGGATTGATTATTTCAACAGCCGTTCTACTAGCAGCTGTAGGTCTGATTGAGTCTTTGATGACCCTAAACCTTATTGATGATATGACGGAGACCCGAGGAAGTGGAAATCGGGAATGTGTAGCTCAGGGTGGAGCTAATATTTTAAATGGACTTTTTGGAGGTATGGGGGGCTGTGCTATGATTGGTCAGTCAATCATCAATGTTAGCTCTGGAGGACGAGGAAGACTCTCTGGAATCACTGCTGCTCTGGCATTACTTTGTTTTATCCTTTTTGCCGCGCCGATGATTGAGCAAATCCCAATTGCAGCTTTAGTAGGGGTAATGTTCATGGTTGTTATTGGAACGTTCGCTTGGAGTAGTTTCCGGATTATTAATAAAATTCCAGTGGCAGATGCAATTGTATTGATTACTGTATCCGCCATCACCGTATGGCAAGATTTAGCCATTGCAGTGATTGTAGGCGTGATCATGTCTGCTTTAGTTTTTGCTTGGCAAAATGCAACAAAAATTAGAGCAAGAAAATCAATCAAAGACGATGGCACAAAAGTCTATGAAATCTGGGGGCCGCTATTCTTTGGCTCTGTTCAGGCTTTTAATTCAAAATTTGATCCCGCCAATGATCCTAAAAAAGTAGAATTGGATTTTATCGAATCTCGTGTAAGTGATCACTCTGGCATTGAGGCCATATTTGCTTTGGAAAAGAAGTATAAAGAGTATGGCAAGCAGATCAAATTAATTCATTTAAGTCCAGAGTGTAAGATGTTGCTTCACAAAGCCAGCCCTGATTTTGAGCACATGATTGTTTCATCTATTGATGATCCAAGATATCATGTAGTGACTGACCTGATGGACAAAGAAGTCTAA
- a CDS encoding NAD(P)-dependent alcohol dehydrogenase yields the protein MKALTCTSYGPTENLTIKEVEKPHPTSHEVLIRIHYCAVNDYDWSMVRGKPFIYRLLFGLFKPKRPIPGMELSGVVEACGENAGTFNIGDAVYGDISDHGFGSFAEYICINEKAVVSKPDLMPFEDAAALSHAANLAWQGLIDVGQIQKGMKVLINGAGGGVGTLGLHIAKTYDAEVAGVDTGDKLKVMKEIGFDHIIDYKQTDFTKSGKQYDLILDAKTSRAPNSYIPSLTSNGKYVSIGGNIGRLIQLLIARKIFKKSVFMVGLKANKDLNHIHKLYEEGKLKPIIDGPYPLDKTPWAIQHFGEGKHQGKVLISLINE from the coding sequence TTGAAAGCCTTAACCTGCACCAGCTACGGTCCTACCGAAAATCTTACGATTAAAGAAGTAGAAAAACCCCATCCAACTAGCCATGAAGTATTAATCAGGATTCACTACTGTGCAGTAAATGATTACGACTGGAGCATGGTCAGAGGTAAACCATTTATCTATCGTTTATTATTCGGATTATTCAAACCAAAAAGACCAATTCCTGGAATGGAACTCTCAGGTGTTGTTGAAGCATGTGGTGAAAATGCAGGCACCTTCAATATTGGAGATGCTGTTTACGGAGACATTTCGGATCATGGTTTTGGGAGTTTTGCGGAGTATATATGTATCAATGAAAAGGCGGTTGTATCAAAGCCAGACCTTATGCCTTTTGAAGATGCTGCCGCTCTTTCACATGCCGCTAACTTAGCCTGGCAGGGATTGATTGATGTGGGACAAATTCAAAAGGGAATGAAAGTTCTCATCAATGGAGCTGGAGGTGGTGTAGGGACATTGGGGCTACATATTGCAAAAACCTACGATGCAGAGGTAGCGGGAGTAGATACAGGAGATAAGCTAAAAGTGATGAAAGAGATTGGTTTTGATCATATCATAGACTACAAACAAACTGATTTTACCAAAAGCGGTAAACAATATGATTTGATATTAGACGCCAAAACAAGTAGAGCGCCCAACAGCTATATCCCCTCTCTTACTTCCAATGGAAAATACGTATCAATTGGTGGTAACATTGGTCGGTTGATCCAGCTTCTTATTGCTCGAAAAATCTTTAAAAAGAGCGTGTTCATGGTTGGCCTTAAAGCCAACAAGGATCTTAACCACATCCATAAACTTTATGAGGAAGGAAAACTAAAGCCTATTATTGACGGCCCTTACCCATTGGATAAAACTCCGTGGGCAATCCAACATTTTGGAGAAGGAAAACATCAAGGCAAGGTGCTCATTTCTTTAATAAACGAGTAA
- a CDS encoding serine hydrolase, with translation MARKLLFFFALSLSISLSAQYYPSQNKWESKSVSSVSLNKSAIEDAVQFAMDNEYSGQKDLRLAILEGFNREPYHQLQGPTKERGGPAGMIIKDGYLIASWGDTKRVDMTFSVTKSYLSTTAGLAVDDGLIRSIQDQVKDYVWDDTFQGEHNSKITWEHLLYQTSDWSGALFGLYDWTDRPDRKGTFDDWRYRELKEPGTSYKYNDVRVNVLSYSLLNVWRKPLPQVLKERIMDPIGASTTWRWYGYDNSWVTLDGQHMQVVSGGGHHGGGVFISTEDHARFGLLFARKGKWDGKQLISAKWTEMIQTPTPAFESYGYMWWLNKGPRAWEGLPDHLFYAAGFGGNFIVIDQKNDLVIVTRWLEPSKIGEMVKKVYEGMK, from the coding sequence ATGGCAAGAAAATTATTATTCTTCTTTGCGCTGAGTCTTTCTATATCACTCAGCGCTCAATATTATCCATCTCAAAATAAGTGGGAAAGCAAGTCTGTATCATCAGTTAGTTTAAATAAATCAGCAATTGAAGATGCGGTTCAGTTTGCTATGGATAATGAATATTCCGGGCAAAAGGATTTGAGATTGGCGATTCTGGAGGGTTTCAACAGAGAGCCTTATCATCAACTTCAGGGGCCTACAAAAGAGCGAGGAGGTCCAGCGGGGATGATCATCAAAGATGGCTATCTAATAGCTAGTTGGGGTGACACGAAGCGAGTGGATATGACATTCAGTGTGACAAAGAGCTATTTATCTACCACTGCTGGTCTTGCTGTAGATGATGGACTCATCCGGTCTATCCAGGATCAAGTGAAAGATTATGTTTGGGATGATACTTTTCAAGGTGAACATAATTCAAAAATTACGTGGGAGCATTTACTCTACCAGACTTCTGATTGGTCAGGAGCACTTTTTGGATTGTATGACTGGACTGATCGCCCTGATAGAAAAGGAACGTTCGATGATTGGAGATACCGTGAACTAAAGGAGCCTGGAACAAGCTACAAGTACAATGATGTGCGGGTCAATGTGCTTTCCTATTCTTTGCTGAATGTATGGAGAAAACCTCTCCCTCAGGTGTTAAAAGAACGAATTATGGACCCCATTGGGGCAAGTACAACGTGGCGTTGGTATGGTTATGACAATTCATGGGTTACATTGGATGGTCAGCATATGCAAGTGGTGAGTGGTGGAGGTCATCATGGAGGTGGTGTGTTTATTAGCACTGAAGATCATGCGCGTTTTGGATTGCTCTTTGCCCGCAAGGGAAAATGGGATGGTAAGCAACTTATTTCTGCAAAATGGACGGAGATGATACAAACCCCCACACCGGCATTCGAAAGCTATGGGTATATGTGGTGGCTCAATAAAGGTCCCAGAGCATGGGAAGGCTTACCAGATCATCTATTTTATGCTGCTGGGTTTGGTGGAAATTTTATTGTAATAGACCAAAAAAATGATTTAGTGATCGTCACACGTTGGCTGGAGCCATCCAAGATTGGCGAAATGGTGAAGAAAGTATACGAAGGGATGAAATAA
- a CDS encoding heavy metal-binding domain-containing protein, translating into MLLTTTNNVEGKTISTYYGMVTGEAIIGANIFKDIFASITDIVGGRSGSYEKSLKDAKNIAVKEMIEAAQAHGANAIIAIDLDYETLGKDSGMMMVSASGTAIQLD; encoded by the coding sequence ATGCTACTTACAACAACGAACAACGTAGAAGGAAAAACTATTTCTACATACTATGGAATGGTTACTGGTGAGGCAATCATTGGAGCCAATATTTTCAAAGACATTTTTGCGTCAATTACAGATATTGTAGGAGGCAGGTCAGGTTCTTATGAGAAATCACTCAAGGATGCCAAAAATATAGCTGTGAAGGAAATGATAGAAGCGGCTCAGGCACATGGAGCAAATGCGATTATTGCCATCGATTTGGACTATGAAACCTTAGGTAAGGATTCGGGTATGATGATGGTCAGTGCAAGTGGAACAGCGATACAGCTCGACTAA
- a CDS encoding DMT family transporter, which translates to MIQEKKDYLTLHFTVLIWGFTAILGLLIEVPAVEVVFFRTLISAVGLWLLLVLWKRSLKIDSRKYLLIILGTGVLIALHWILFFLSARISNASVCLAGMATCSLWTSLIEPISQKKKIKGFEVLLSIIAFIGIGVIFNVEFDYLSGLLTAVLSAFVASVFTVINGRLTKKYDPYVITFYEMIGACAATALFFPFYTAYFVDGLALNPSMFDWVYLSILAIVCTVYAYSVSVELMKRLSAFSINLVVNLEPVYGIILALVIFGDSEEMSPGFYLGTLLILTSVLLYPLLNRRYKKKALSTDIIR; encoded by the coding sequence ATGATACAGGAGAAGAAGGATTACTTAACCCTTCATTTCACAGTCCTAATTTGGGGGTTTACGGCTATTTTGGGTCTTCTTATTGAGGTGCCAGCGGTAGAGGTTGTTTTCTTTAGGACACTGATATCTGCTGTTGGCTTATGGCTATTACTGGTGCTTTGGAAGCGGTCTTTAAAAATAGACTCAAGAAAGTATTTACTCATTATTCTCGGGACGGGTGTTTTAATAGCCCTACATTGGATTCTATTTTTTCTATCCGCCAGAATCTCAAACGCCTCTGTTTGTCTTGCAGGAATGGCGACATGTTCGTTGTGGACAAGCCTAATTGAACCAATATCGCAGAAAAAGAAAATTAAAGGCTTTGAAGTGCTGCTGAGTATTATTGCATTTATAGGAATCGGTGTGATATTCAATGTAGAGTTCGATTATCTATCAGGCCTTCTTACTGCCGTGCTTTCAGCGTTTGTAGCTTCAGTTTTTACGGTCATTAATGGCAGATTGACAAAGAAGTATGATCCCTATGTTATTACCTTCTATGAGATGATAGGAGCTTGTGCTGCGACAGCTCTATTCTTCCCATTCTATACTGCCTATTTCGTTGATGGACTGGCACTTAATCCTTCTATGTTTGACTGGGTTTACTTAAGTATTTTGGCTATTGTCTGCACCGTTTATGCGTATTCTGTTTCCGTTGAGCTAATGAAGCGTTTGTCCGCTTTTTCAATCAATTTGGTGGTAAACCTTGAGCCTGTATATGGGATCATACTAGCGCTTGTTATTTTCGGAGATAGTGAAGAGATGAGTCCTGGATTTTATTTGGGAACCTTATTAATCTTAACTTCGGTACTTCTCTATCCGTTATTGAATCGACGCTATAAGAAAAAAGCACTTTCAACCGACATAATTAGATAA
- a CDS encoding LptF/LptG family permease has translation MKKLDWYILKKILVTFVFVVGILELIICVIDFTEKNDDFIKNELSSALIWDYYLTFIPYIASLLTPITVFIATVFVTASMAAKTEIVAILASGISFRRMLVPYVIAAVLIGSSSFYLNSFVIPEANKFRLEFELKYLKDPFYNTDKHIHIKISERDSLEDYIYMYRYDVRRDVGSSVTLETVKGTQLVEKITARQIDWDSANVWKLKKWQKRELKEKKEIITQGDELDTLLNLSPEDFGNKDRVWETMTLGELNEHIKLQTSRGADDVHIFQIEKYVRYMSPFTVIILMAIGATVSARKTRQGTGFQIALGFVIAFAFIIAFILATAIAEAGTMNTILAIWMPNIIFAGVAILLYKTVPR, from the coding sequence ATGAAGAAGCTCGATTGGTACATACTTAAAAAAATACTTGTCACGTTCGTTTTTGTGGTGGGGATATTGGAGTTAATTATTTGTGTGATTGACTTCACAGAGAAGAATGATGATTTTATTAAAAATGAATTGAGTTCAGCTCTTATTTGGGATTACTACCTTACTTTCATTCCGTACATAGCAAGTCTTTTGACTCCTATAACGGTTTTTATTGCTACCGTATTTGTGACTGCTAGCATGGCTGCTAAGACAGAGATCGTTGCTATACTGGCCAGCGGTATAAGCTTTAGACGTATGCTTGTACCTTATGTGATAGCGGCAGTTCTGATTGGTTCTTCTAGTTTTTATCTAAATAGTTTTGTAATCCCGGAAGCCAACAAGTTTAGATTAGAATTTGAGCTGAAATACCTCAAAGACCCATTCTACAATACAGATAAGCACATACACATTAAAATTTCTGAACGAGACTCACTAGAGGATTATATCTATATGTATAGATATGATGTTCGAAGGGACGTAGGATCTTCAGTGACTCTAGAAACGGTTAAAGGAACTCAACTTGTTGAAAAAATAACTGCACGGCAGATAGATTGGGACTCAGCCAACGTATGGAAGCTTAAAAAATGGCAAAAGAGGGAGCTGAAGGAAAAAAAGGAAATTATAACGCAGGGGGATGAATTAGACACATTGCTCAATCTTTCACCGGAAGATTTTGGGAATAAAGATCGCGTTTGGGAAACCATGACACTGGGTGAACTAAACGAGCATATCAAACTTCAAACATCCAGAGGTGCCGATGATGTCCATATTTTTCAGATTGAAAAATATGTGAGGTACATGTCTCCATTTACAGTGATCATTTTAATGGCCATAGGAGCTACAGTTTCTGCAAGAAAGACTCGCCAGGGTACTGGTTTTCAAATAGCTCTTGGTTTTGTTATTGCTTTCGCATTCATCATTGCGTTTATTCTTGCTACTGCAATAGCAGAAGCAGGAACCATGAATACCATTCTGGCTATCTGGATGCCAAACATCATTTTTGCGGGTGTGGCCATACTTCTTTATAAAACAGTTCCTAGATGA
- the tgt gene encoding tRNA guanosine(34) transglycosylase Tgt has translation MQFELKNTDSKSSARAGTITTDHGEIQTPIFMPVGTAGTVKAVHQRELVDDIKAQIILGNTYHLYMRPGLEIIEQAGGLHKFNGWDRPILTDSGGYQVYSLAENRKIVEEGVHFQSHKDGSKHFFTPESIMDIQRTIGADIVMAFDECTPYPCEYDYAQKSMHMTNRWLDRCVNQFDATEGKYGYNQTLFPIVQGSVYKDLRTQSAEYIASKEREGNAIGGLSVGEPAEDMYAMTDHVCRILPKDKPRYLMGVGTPANILECIALGVDMFDCVMPTRNARNGMLFTTQGIVNIRNEKWKDDFSSIDPGLDGYVSSFYTKAYLRHLITSNEILGAQIASIQNLTFYLWLVGEARKQIINDNFAIWKEEMVKNVSQRL, from the coding sequence ATGCAGTTCGAACTAAAAAATACAGATAGTAAATCTTCAGCAAGGGCCGGTACCATCACGACTGATCATGGAGAAATACAAACCCCTATTTTCATGCCTGTTGGTACAGCAGGCACTGTCAAAGCTGTTCATCAGCGTGAGTTAGTGGATGATATCAAGGCGCAAATTATCTTGGGGAATACCTATCATCTCTATATGCGCCCTGGGTTGGAGATAATTGAGCAAGCTGGAGGGCTGCATAAATTTAATGGTTGGGATCGCCCAATTTTGACTGATAGCGGAGGATATCAGGTCTATTCCCTGGCAGAGAATCGTAAGATTGTGGAGGAAGGAGTACATTTCCAGTCGCATAAAGATGGAAGTAAGCATTTTTTTACTCCAGAGTCTATTATGGATATCCAGCGTACCATAGGTGCGGATATTGTCATGGCATTTGATGAGTGTACACCGTACCCATGTGAGTATGATTATGCACAAAAATCTATGCACATGACAAATCGATGGTTGGATAGATGTGTGAATCAATTCGATGCAACAGAAGGTAAGTATGGCTATAACCAGACCTTATTTCCGATTGTTCAAGGAAGTGTGTACAAAGATCTTCGAACACAATCTGCAGAATACATAGCGAGCAAAGAAAGAGAGGGGAATGCCATTGGAGGCTTGTCAGTTGGTGAGCCAGCAGAAGATATGTATGCAATGACTGATCATGTCTGCCGAATTTTGCCAAAAGACAAACCCAGATATTTAATGGGGGTAGGCACCCCAGCCAATATTCTTGAATGCATTGCATTAGGCGTAGATATGTTTGACTGTGTAATGCCTACACGAAATGCACGGAATGGGATGCTGTTCACCACCCAGGGGATAGTTAATATTCGAAATGAGAAATGGAAAGATGATTTTTCCTCTATTGATCCAGGACTAGACGGGTATGTGAGTAGCTTTTACACCAAGGCCTATTTGAGGCATTTGATCACGAGTAATGAAATTCTTGGCGCACAAATTGCAAGCATCCAGAACTTAACGTTTTACTTGTGGCTGGTGGGAGAAGCACGTAAGCAAATCATAAATGATAACTTCGCAATCTGGAAAGAAGAAATGGTCAAAAATGTAAGCCAACGCCTTTAA
- a CDS encoding glycosyltransferase, whose product MIICLIIGSIHLGIVVFHALVLIRYKTIDRPHSSPLLSIIVAAKNEEKNLKKLIPRLLEQKYHAFEIIIGLDQCTDESLNYLRSIKSEKIQIIDIDEVPSDWNSKKYALNESIRNSTGEWLVFIDADCVPHSNQWLSSFSSQIHMKTNFIIGVSPYTANTSLLSQHIAFEAFQTAFLYVSRALLGKPYMAVGRNMAIRKSYFEKISGYEKIRSITGGDDDLMIQNYASKENTRILLEKQSIVYTFPDKHWKNYWNQKIRHYSVGKKYKPKDLSFLSLFHFSHLFFLIFLFFNLSHTYFLPTLLFYLFIKLVSYRFVAGKMGMNINYMLFPIVDMLYALLTPVIALQSKLKKDIKWKN is encoded by the coding sequence ATGATCATATGTTTAATAATAGGATCAATACACCTTGGAATCGTTGTATTTCATGCACTCGTACTTATTCGATATAAGACGATTGATAGGCCTCATAGTTCTCCCCTTTTATCCATCATTGTTGCTGCTAAAAATGAAGAAAAAAACCTAAAAAAATTAATCCCAAGGTTACTAGAGCAGAAGTATCATGCATTTGAAATCATAATTGGATTAGATCAATGTACCGATGAAAGTTTAAACTATTTGAGAAGTATTAAATCTGAAAAGATCCAAATCATTGACATAGATGAGGTTCCTTCCGATTGGAACTCAAAGAAGTATGCACTGAATGAGTCCATTAGAAATTCAACCGGAGAATGGTTGGTTTTCATCGATGCAGACTGTGTCCCACATTCAAATCAATGGTTAAGCTCCTTCTCAAGTCAAATTCATATGAAAACGAATTTCATTATAGGCGTTTCTCCGTATACAGCCAATACTTCTTTATTATCTCAACACATCGCTTTTGAAGCATTTCAAACAGCATTTTTATATGTATCTAGAGCGCTACTTGGAAAACCGTATATGGCAGTAGGTAGAAATATGGCAATCAGGAAGTCCTATTTTGAGAAAATATCTGGCTATGAAAAAATTAGGTCAATCACTGGAGGGGATGATGACCTTATGATTCAAAATTATGCCTCAAAAGAGAATACAAGGATTCTCTTAGAAAAACAAAGTATTGTTTACACTTTTCCAGATAAACATTGGAAAAACTACTGGAATCAGAAAATCCGACATTACTCTGTTGGTAAAAAATACAAGCCAAAAGACCTATCATTTCTTAGTTTGTTTCATTTTTCCCATCTATTTTTCCTAATCTTCCTCTTTTTTAACCTTTCACACACATATTTCTTACCAACGCTCCTTTTTTACCTATTTATTAAATTAGTGAGTTATAGATTTGTTGCAGGTAAAATGGGAATGAACATTAACTATATGTTGTTTCCCATCGTTGACATGTTATATGCTTTACTCACTCCGGTGATTGCATTACAGTCAAAACTCAAAAAGGACATTAAATGGAAGAACTAA